From one Ctenopharyngodon idella isolate HZGC_01 chromosome 15, HZGC01, whole genome shotgun sequence genomic stretch:
- the LOC127495048 gene encoding olfactory receptor 2L5-like — MSVGNVSFVKDFIIVGFPGLQPHYYGLVSALLFFVYVFTMVGNAVFFTLFVMTKSLQKPVYYCIINLVVCDVLFSTTTLPKIISRYWFQDETISFLGCFLQMFFVHYFGSVTARLLAVMAIDRYAAICFPLRYHSIITNRNVFILILGSWMLGLIGPLMMVIRAYPLPYCASNAIVHCYCDHIAITTLACTDREEYSYPAFIHAMIVLLGSLAVIVFSYCAIIVAVLRISSARGRMKTFSTCSPQLIIIALFFLPRCFNYLSSNIKIKFSTDLRLVIIMMYSLLPPMINPLIYCLRTEEVKKVLIRQIQRKKVDLKSGQT; from the coding sequence ATGTCAGTGGGAAACGTCAGCTTTGTAAAGGATTTCATCATAGTCGGCTTTCCTGGACTTCAGCCTCATTACTATGGCCTTGTATCAGcacttctgttttttgtttatgtgtttaCAATGGTTgggaatgctgtattttttactttgtttgtaATGACTAAGAGCCTGCAGAAACCTGtttattattgcattataaatcTTGTTGTGTGTGATGTATTATTCAGCACTACAACATTACCAAAGATAATTAGCAGGTATTGGTTCCAAGATGAAACCATTTCGTTCTTGGGCTGTTTTCTTCAGATGTTTTTTGTGCACTATTTTGGCTCGGTCACTGCACGTTTATTGGCAGTAATGGCTATAGATCGCTATGCAGCAATCTGTTTTCCACTTAGATATCATAGTATCATAACAAAcagaaatgtattcattttgaTCCTGGGCTCTTGGATGTTGGGTTTGATAGGCCCTTTGATGATGGTCATTCGAGCTTACCCTCTCCCTTATTGTGCAAGTAACGCCATTGTGCACTGTTACTGTGATCATATTGCCATCACAACACTGGCATGCACAGATAGAGAAGAATATAGTTATCCAGCATTCATTCATGCTATGATAGTACTACTGGGTTCTCTTGCTGTTATTGTTTTCTCTTACTGTGCCATCATTGTGGCAGTTCTGCGTATATCAAGCGCTCGAGGAAGGATGAAGACTTTCTCCACCTGCAGTCCTCAACTCATCATAATTGCCCTTTTTTTCCTACCCAggtgttttaattatttatcaagcaatattaaaataaagttcagTACTGATTTACGATTAGTCATTATTATGATGTATAGTCTGCTACCACCCATGATCAACCCCCTCATTTACTGTTTGAGAACAGAAGAGGTAAAGAAGGTTTTAATCAGACAAATTCAAAGGAAAAAAGTAGACCTCAAATCAGGACAGACCTGA
- the LOC127495061 gene encoding olfactory receptor 1M1-like, with the protein MNSVNASFSQNISIVHPQYFFIIGLTGISNSTYYYIFLFIIYFITVVGNSTVLLIIALHRSLHSPKYIGVFNLALADIGETNALIPNMMKNFLFDSQYISFNACLANMFFVFFFSSLQSVTLVVLAYDRFIAICLPLRYHAIVNNTSIVLIFSAIWIFNSSVVAFLVASISRLSFCESNVIQSYFCDHGPMFRLACNDNSINKIMAFLISALYIVVPLIIIVLSYLGIFLALIKITTWQGRLKALKTCVSHLLLVGIYFLPICCSYIAALLVSLSPNARVISTSLAYAVPPMLNPIIYVLNTAEIKDIIRKVVKNRSAPIRENISK; encoded by the coding sequence ATGAATTCTGTAAATGCAAGTTTTTCACAGAATATCTCCATTGTTCATCCTCAATACTTTTTCATCATTGGACTCACAGGTATATCGAACAGCACTTATTACTATATATtcttatttatcatttattttataactgTAGTTGGCAACTCTACAGTTCTTCTCATTATAGCTCTTCACCGGAGCCTGCACAGTCCAAAGTACATTGGTGTGTTTAACTTGGCCTTGGCTGATATTGGTGAAACTAATGCACTGATTCCTAACATGATGAAGAATTTTCTGTTTGACTCACAGTACATCTCCTTCAATGCTTGTTTGGCCAACATGTTTTTTGTGTTCTTCTTCAGTAGTTTGCAAAGTGTCACTCTTGTTGTTCTGGCATATGATCGCTTCATTGCAATTTGCCTGCCATTAAGATATCATGCAATTGTGAACAATACCAGTATAGTTTTGATTTTCTCAGCAATTTGGATATTTAATTCTTCTGTGGTGGCCTTTTTGGTGGCTTCGATCTCCCGGCTTTCATTCTGTGAATCTAACGTGATACAGAGTTACTTTTGTGATCATGGACCTATGTTTAGGTTGGCATGTAATGACAATAGCATTAATAAGATTATGGCATTTCTCATCTCAGCTTTATACATTGTAGTGCCATTGATCATTATAGTCCTGTCATATTTAGGCATTTTTCTTGCTTTAATCAAAATTACAACTTGGCAAGGACGTTTAAAAGCACTAAAGACCTGTGTTTCACACCTGTTGTTAGTAGGGATTTATTTCCTCCCCATATGCTGTTCATACATTGCTGCATTGTTGGTTTCTCTCTCCCCCAATGCAAGGGTCATCAGTACGTCTCTGGCATATGCTGTTCCACCAATGCTGAATCccataatttatgttttaaacacAGCTGAAATCAAAGACATAATCCGGAAAGTGGTTAAAAACCGATCAGCACCAATTAGAGAGAACAtttcaaaatga
- the LOC127495063 gene encoding olfactory receptor 1C1-like: MNSVNASFSQNISIVHPQYFFIIGLTGISNSTYYYIFLFITYFITVIGNSIVLLIIALHRSLHSPKYIGVFHLALADIGQTNALIPNMMKNFLFDSQYISFNACLANMFFVFFFCSLQSVTLVVLAYDRFIAICLPLRYHAIVNNTSIVLILSAIWIFNSSVVVLMVASISRLSFCESNVIQSYFCDHGPMFRLACNDKSINNTMAFLISALYIVVPLIIIVLSYLGIFLALIKITTWQGRLKALKTCVSHLLLVGIYFLPICCSYIAALLVSLSPNARVISTSLAYAVPPMLNPIIYVLNTAEIKDIIRKVVKNRSAPIRENISK; this comes from the coding sequence ATGAATTCTGTAAATGCAAGTTTTTCACAGAATATCTCCATTGTTCATCCTCAATACTTTTTCATCATTGGACTCACAGGTATATCAAACAGCACTTATTACTATATATTCTTatttatcacatattttatAACTGTAATTGGCAACTCTATAGTCCTTCTCATTATAGCTCTTCACCGGAGCCTGCACAGTCCAAAGTACATTGGTGTGTTTCACTTGGCATTGGCGGATATTGGTCAAACTAATGCACTGATTCCTAACATGATGAAAAATTTTCTGTTTGACTCACAGTACATCTCCTTCAATGCTTGTTTGGCCAACATGTTTTTTGTGTTCTTCTTCTGTAGTTTGCAAAGTGTCACTCTTGTTGTTCTGGCATATGATCGCTTCATTGCAATTTGCCTGCCATTAAGATATCATGCAATTGTGAACAATACCAGTATAGTTTTGATTCTCTCAGCAATTTGGATATTTAATTCTTCTGTGGTGGTCTTGATGGTGGCTTCGATCTCCCGGCTTTCATTCTGTGAATCTAACGTGATACAGAGTTACTTTTGTGATCATGGACCTATGTTTAGGTTGGCATGTAATGACAAGAGCATTAATAATACTATGGCATTTCTCATCTCAGCTTTATACATTGTAGTGCCATTGATCATTATAGTCCTGTCATATTTAGGCATTTTTCTTGCTTTAATCAAAATTACAACTTGGCAAGGACGTTTAAAAGCACTAAAGACCTGTGTTTCACACCTGTTGTTAGTAGGAATTTATTTCCTCCCCATATGCTGTTCATACATTGCTGCATTGTTGGTTTCTCTCTCCCCCAATGCAAGGGTCATCAGTACGTCTCTGGCATATGCTGTTCCACCAATGCTGAATCccataatttatgttttaaacacAGCTGAAATCAAAGACATAATCCGGAAAGTGGTTAAAAACCGATCAGCACCAATTAGAGAGAACAtttcaaaatga